From Halobacillus sp. Marseille-Q1614, the proteins below share one genomic window:
- a CDS encoding TlpA disulfide reductase family protein produces MIKQISAALVLLVLIGLIVWEVKPKEETSDKLPEYNVSGNPDQEGTAITPPNAEEGLTIGDRAPDVELETMEGETAKLSDLRGKKVILNFWATWCPPCKEEMPEMEKFHKEYGDEVEIIAVNVTGSENEPEDVYKYVTNNKYTFDVWMDYQLEANDAYHVISIPTTYFIGTDGRIQQPHKVGPMTYDFMVEMKEALK; encoded by the coding sequence TTGATCAAACAAATATCGGCAGCTTTAGTGCTGCTTGTACTTATCGGGCTTATTGTGTGGGAAGTAAAACCCAAAGAAGAAACATCGGATAAACTGCCGGAATATAACGTCTCCGGCAACCCTGATCAGGAGGGCACCGCTATTACTCCTCCAAATGCTGAAGAAGGACTGACTATAGGAGATCGAGCACCGGATGTGGAGCTAGAGACCATGGAAGGTGAGACGGCGAAGCTCTCTGATCTTAGAGGAAAAAAAGTAATTTTAAACTTCTGGGCCACATGGTGTCCGCCTTGTAAAGAAGAAATGCCGGAAATGGAGAAGTTTCACAAAGAATACGGCGATGAGGTTGAAATAATCGCTGTTAATGTAACAGGCAGTGAAAATGAGCCTGAAGATGTATATAAATATGTCACTAATAACAAATATACCTTTGATGTCTGGATGGATTATCAGCTTGAAGCAAATGATGCTTACCACGTAATCTCCATTCCGACCACGTACTTTATCGGTACGGACGGCAGGATCCAGCAGCCGCATAAAGTGGGACCGATGACATATGATTTTATGGTTGAAATGAAAGAGGCTTTGAAATAA
- the tlp gene encoding small acid-soluble spore protein Tlp produces MDQRKPNPDNRGDNVERLQEAVQNTIENIEATHENLEFANEKDRADIERKNRKREESIEAMRQEIKDEARNQQD; encoded by the coding sequence ATGGATCAAAGAAAGCCTAATCCAGATAATCGCGGGGATAACGTCGAGCGTTTACAGGAAGCCGTTCAAAACACGATCGAAAACATTGAAGCGACACACGAAAATCTTGAATTCGCCAATGAAAAAGACCGTGCCGACATTGAACGAAAGAATAGAAAAAGAGAAGAATCAATTGAAGCGATGCGCCAGGAAATCAAAGACGAAGCCAGAAACCAGCAGGACTAA
- a CDS encoding CcdC family protein, whose translation MFWIIASSVAAAFMATAMIFVRMRAAKRPASVKKIILPPLFMSTGALMFVFPVFRVEWSQVLEAVTIGAIFSFFLIRSSKFEVREGNIYLKPSRAFVFILFGLLILRIILKIIIGSSISFGETSGMFFLLALGMILTWRLAMLRQYLRLEKSLS comes from the coding sequence ATGTTTTGGATTATTGCAAGCTCGGTTGCTGCGGCTTTCATGGCCACAGCGATGATTTTTGTTCGAATGAGAGCAGCAAAGCGGCCGGCCAGTGTAAAGAAAATTATATTGCCGCCTTTATTTATGAGCACCGGGGCTCTGATGTTTGTCTTTCCAGTGTTCCGTGTAGAATGGAGCCAGGTACTCGAAGCGGTAACGATAGGAGCGATTTTCTCTTTTTTTCTGATTCGTTCTTCAAAGTTTGAAGTCAGAGAAGGGAACATATACTTAAAACCATCACGCGCTTTCGTATTTATATTGTTTGGGCTGCTCATACTGCGGATTATTCTAAAAATCATTATTGGAAGCTCTATTTCTTTTGGTGAAACAAGCGGGATGTTTTTCCTGCTCGCACTTGGTATGATCTTAACGTGGAGACTTGCGATGCTGCGGCAGTATTTGCGGCTGGAAAAGTCTCTCTCATAA
- a CDS encoding cytochrome c biogenesis CcdA family protein, which yields MTDVNVFLAFGAGFLSFISPCVLPLYPAFLSYITGMSVSELKEDNGMLKRRSLLHTILFLIGFSTIFLIMGFSGSFFAQFLVQYDDIIRRLGAVLIIFFGFVIIGVFNFNFLMKDRKIAFKNRPSGYFGSFLIGLAFSLGWTPCTGPILSAVIVLGAEQPQLFLVMMVAYSLGFSLPFLILSFFIGKLGWIKRHSAAIVKSGGYIMIALGIALYFDWMTKLTSYLAGLFNFQGF from the coding sequence ATGACAGACGTTAACGTATTTTTAGCCTTTGGGGCAGGGTTTCTTTCTTTTATTTCCCCATGCGTCCTGCCGCTGTACCCGGCTTTTCTTTCCTATATTACCGGGATGAGTGTCAGTGAATTAAAAGAGGATAATGGGATGCTGAAAAGGCGGAGCCTGTTACATACCATCCTGTTTTTAATAGGGTTTTCAACGATTTTCTTAATTATGGGGTTCTCAGGTTCTTTCTTTGCACAGTTTCTCGTGCAGTATGATGATATTATCCGCCGTCTTGGAGCCGTATTGATTATCTTTTTCGGTTTTGTCATCATCGGAGTGTTTAACTTCAACTTTTTAATGAAGGACCGAAAGATTGCCTTTAAAAACCGTCCATCTGGCTATTTCGGCTCATTTCTCATCGGTTTAGCCTTCTCCCTTGGATGGACACCTTGTACAGGACCCATTCTTTCAGCTGTTATTGTTTTAGGTGCTGAGCAGCCGCAGCTATTTCTAGTGATGATGGTCGCCTACTCTTTAGGGTTCTCTCTGCCGTTTTTAATTCTTTCTTTCTTTATTGGGAAGCTTGGCTGGATCAAACGCCACAGTGCTGCTATAGTGAAATCCGGCGGTTATATCATGATTGCGCTTGGAATTGCCCTGTATTTTGACTGGATGACGAAGCTTACGTCGTATTTAGCCGGTCTCTTTAATTTTCAAGGGTTTTAA
- a CDS encoding Na(+)/H(+) antiporter subunit B, translated as MKESNDLILRTMTALIAFILMGFSIYLFFAGHNKPGGGFIGGLTGAAALILMYMAYGENVMKKIIPIDYMQMVFAGLIIAAGSGIGAFLFNAPFLSHSFGYFQLPILGRTELATAMIFDLGVYLTCIGITMTIILTASSDTSAQAD; from the coding sequence ATGAAAGAATCAAATGACTTAATTTTACGAACAATGACTGCCCTAATCGCGTTTATTTTAATGGGATTCTCTATCTACTTATTTTTTGCCGGCCATAACAAGCCGGGTGGAGGGTTTATCGGAGGTCTTACAGGAGCGGCTGCATTAATCCTTATGTATATGGCGTACGGAGAGAATGTAATGAAAAAGATCATTCCTATTGACTACATGCAAATGGTTTTTGCTGGATTAATTATTGCCGCAGGATCAGGGATTGGAGCTTTCCTTTTTAATGCGCCTTTTTTATCTCACAGCTTTGGCTATTTCCAACTGCCTATTTTAGGTAGAACGGAGCTTGCCACAGCGATGATTTTTGACTTGGGCGTATATTTAACTTGTATCGGAATTACAATGACAATCATTTTAACCGCTTCAAGCGACACCAGTGCCCAAGCGGACTGA
- a CDS encoding AAA family ATPase: MLDTSRLEQWKSLDERPPLSEIEALRLLNTAEFNNSKEKAIIYVILAFHRIKRHPKRDAIADQIIEEARSLHPSHPLVQELYESLQLLRGYTILKSISLEHWILHETDHNSAKLKKVQALYEEVDRVQQQWNEELAGTVDAVSRRLKLYQEVYDHFSQLKELLEDAQSSIEHRRVNVPVKEVNEQTRQLTSDQQELYDKLPALLKEQGGHDPLQSFQDMVGLYDVKAYIQRYYHFLKYQQQRKSYGFSMVDEPGLHMIITGNPGTGKTTIARLLANIYYELGILETKEVVEVNRSHLVGSYVGQSEENTMSYIKQAVGGVLFIDEAYSLRRDGQTGNDYGQAVIDTLVSAMTSKEYGGKFAIILAGYPEEMRQFLWANPGLRSRFPEQNMIQLPDYQMDELLEIAQSVAIENDFFFTDEALRQLEVLIEKERVDDTFGNARTVRNLVLKTIFKKGADETWENEKHWLDHMRIEQRDLEFESEEKRNETAPIQQLNSLIGLQDVKEEVKKLSSFVQAQQQRKEKGLPVVPIQLHSVFSGNPGTGKTTVADIYARILKECGLLKRGHVVVASRSDLVAGYVGQTAIKTRKKIREALGGVLFIDEAYSLRSSGRDDFGKEAIETLVDEMTKHNENLVVILAGYQQEMRQLIESNPGLSSRFKKYMHFPDYTPDELLEMAIFEAERYDYLLVEEAHWALIERFNQYHTRGNGRFVNNLILEAIQYQSMRLLEEESSKVNQITSRDIQKAWENIRGER, encoded by the coding sequence ATTTTGGATACATCTAGATTAGAACAGTGGAAGAGTTTAGATGAACGGCCTCCACTATCAGAAATCGAAGCATTACGCTTATTAAATACAGCAGAATTTAATAATTCAAAAGAAAAAGCTATCATTTACGTTATACTCGCTTTTCACCGGATCAAGCGGCACCCTAAACGGGACGCGATCGCAGATCAGATCATCGAGGAAGCAAGAAGCCTTCATCCCAGCCATCCACTCGTACAGGAATTATATGAATCTCTCCAGCTTCTGCGTGGATATACGATTTTAAAGTCAATCTCTCTTGAGCACTGGATTCTCCATGAAACCGACCATAACTCAGCGAAACTGAAGAAGGTTCAGGCCTTGTATGAAGAAGTGGATAGAGTCCAGCAGCAATGGAACGAAGAATTGGCGGGCACCGTGGATGCCGTAAGCCGGCGACTAAAGCTCTATCAAGAGGTATATGATCATTTCAGCCAGTTAAAAGAGTTATTGGAGGACGCCCAAAGTTCGATTGAGCACCGCCGTGTGAACGTTCCCGTAAAGGAAGTTAATGAACAAACCAGACAGCTTACGAGCGATCAGCAGGAGCTGTATGACAAGCTGCCTGCGCTTCTAAAGGAGCAGGGCGGCCATGACCCGCTTCAGTCTTTTCAGGATATGGTCGGCCTGTATGATGTAAAGGCTTATATTCAGCGGTATTACCATTTCTTAAAATACCAGCAGCAACGAAAGAGTTACGGTTTTTCGATGGTAGATGAACCCGGGCTGCACATGATTATAACAGGAAACCCTGGAACAGGGAAAACGACGATTGCCCGGCTGCTTGCCAATATTTATTATGAACTTGGCATTCTTGAAACAAAAGAAGTAGTAGAAGTGAACCGTTCTCATTTAGTCGGGTCCTACGTCGGTCAAAGTGAAGAAAATACGATGAGCTATATTAAACAAGCCGTCGGCGGTGTGCTCTTTATAGATGAAGCTTATAGTTTAAGAAGAGATGGGCAGACAGGAAATGATTACGGGCAGGCGGTAATTGATACACTCGTCTCCGCGATGACGAGCAAGGAATACGGAGGGAAATTTGCAATCATTTTAGCAGGCTATCCTGAAGAAATGCGGCAGTTTCTCTGGGCCAATCCAGGACTTAGAAGCCGTTTTCCTGAACAAAATATGATTCAGCTTCCGGATTATCAGATGGATGAGCTTCTTGAGATTGCCCAAAGCGTAGCAATTGAAAATGACTTTTTCTTCACAGACGAAGCGTTAAGGCAGCTTGAAGTCCTCATTGAAAAAGAGCGGGTAGATGATACATTCGGGAATGCGAGGACCGTTCGAAACCTTGTGCTTAAAACGATCTTTAAAAAAGGAGCAGATGAAACTTGGGAGAACGAAAAGCACTGGCTCGATCATATGCGGATCGAACAGCGCGATTTGGAATTTGAGTCAGAGGAAAAGCGCAATGAAACAGCTCCCATCCAGCAGCTTAACAGTTTAATTGGGCTGCAGGATGTCAAAGAAGAGGTGAAAAAGCTTTCTTCTTTCGTACAAGCCCAGCAGCAGCGAAAAGAAAAGGGTCTTCCTGTCGTGCCGATTCAGCTTCATTCCGTATTCTCGGGAAATCCGGGAACGGGAAAGACTACCGTGGCTGATATCTATGCACGTATCTTAAAAGAATGCGGCCTGCTTAAGCGAGGTCATGTCGTGGTCGCGTCAAGAAGTGACCTAGTCGCCGGATACGTAGGACAGACTGCGATTAAAACGAGAAAGAAAATAAGAGAAGCCCTCGGCGGTGTACTGTTTATCGATGAAGCTTATTCCCTGCGTTCAAGCGGACGAGATGATTTTGGGAAAGAAGCGATTGAAACACTCGTCGATGAAATGACGAAGCATAACGAAAACCTTGTCGTTATATTAGCAGGCTATCAGCAGGAAATGAGACAGCTGATTGAAAGCAATCCAGGGCTGTCTTCCCGTTTTAAAAAATATATGCATTTTCCAGATTATACACCGGATGAACTGTTGGAAATGGCGATATTTGAAGCGGAACGCTATGATTATTTACTTGTTGAAGAGGCTCACTGGGCACTGATCGAGCGGTTTAATCAGTACCATACAAGGGGGAATGGAAGGTTTGTTAATAATCTGATCCTCGAAGCCATTCAATATCAGTCGATGAGACTATTAGAAGAAGAAAGCTCAAAAGTAAACCAAATTACCAGTCGTGATATACAGAAGGCTTGGGAAAATATACGGGGGGAACGCTGA
- a CDS encoding YneF family protein, whose product MTLGIVWVIIIALLALVGGVALGFFIARRYMMNYLKKNPPINEQMLRTLMMQMGQKPSQKKINQMMRAMNNQMK is encoded by the coding sequence ATGACTTTGGGTATCGTATGGGTCATCATCATTGCTCTATTAGCGCTTGTAGGTGGAGTAGCCTTAGGCTTTTTCATCGCTAGAAGGTACATGATGAATTATTTGAAAAAGAACCCGCCTATTAATGAGCAAATGCTGCGTACTTTGATGATGCAAATGGGACAAAAGCCGTCACAGAAGAAGATCAATCAAATGATGCGTGCGATGAACAACCAAATGAAATAG
- the acnA gene encoding aconitate hydratase AcnA — MASNAFNARKQFDLNGQTYNYYDLKALEDAGHGKISRLPFSIRILLESLIRQHDGRVIKDEHVESLANWGTGNSKREDVPFKPSRVILQDFTGVPAVVDLASLRKAMVDLGGSPEKINPEVPVDLVIDHSVQVDKYGTPDSLNINMELEFERNQERYEFLHWAQKAFDNYRAVPPATGIVHQVNLEYIANVVHSVENDEGNYDTYPDTLVGTDSHTTMINGLGILGWGVGGIEAEAGMLGQPSYFPAPEVIGVKLNGSFPQGTTATDLALKVTQKLREQNVVGKFVEFFGPGLQEMPLADRATISNMAPEYGATCGFFPVDGESLEYLRLTGRSEDHIQLVEKYCKENNLWYDPSLEDPEFTKLVEIELDDLEPNLSGPKRPQDLIPLSKMKESFEKAITGPAGNHGFGLDKKEFDKEVEVEFANGKKSVMKTGALAIAAITSCTNTSNPHVMLGAGLVAKKAVELGLDVPDYVKTSLAPGSKVVTRYLEDSGLNTYLDKLGFNLVGYGCTTCIGNSGPLLPEIEKAIADSDLTASSVLSGNRNFEGRIHPLVKANYLASPPLVVAYALAGTVDIDLKKDPVGTNTDGKPVYFEDIWPTQEEIKQEVARVVTPEIFRKEYENVFNSNEKWNEIDTTDEPLYDWNEDSTYIQNPPFFEGLSPDPETVKPLNGMRVIGKFGDSITTDHISPAGAIPKDMPAGEYLQANNVSPRNFNSYGSRRGNHEVMMRGTFANIRIRNQLAQGTEGGYTTYWPTEEVMPIYTAAMKYKEDNTPLAVIAGDDYGMGSSRDWAAKGTDLLGIKTVIAQSFERIHRSNLVMMGVLPLQFKEGDTIESLGLTGREALDVQIDESVKPHDLVKVTATAEDGTKKEFEVIARFDSEVEVDYYRHGGILRMVLRNKLTN, encoded by the coding sequence ATGGCTAGCAATGCATTTAATGCACGCAAACAGTTTGACCTAAATGGCCAGACGTACAACTATTACGATTTAAAAGCCTTAGAAGATGCAGGACATGGTAAGATTTCCCGCCTGCCTTTCTCTATCCGAATCTTGCTTGAATCTCTGATTCGTCAGCATGATGGACGAGTTATCAAAGACGAACATGTAGAGAGTCTAGCAAACTGGGGAACTGGTAATTCTAAAAGAGAAGATGTTCCATTTAAACCTTCTCGTGTAATTTTGCAGGATTTCACTGGGGTTCCAGCGGTTGTAGACCTTGCTTCACTAAGAAAGGCAATGGTAGATCTTGGGGGAAGTCCGGAAAAAATCAATCCTGAAGTACCGGTTGATCTTGTTATCGACCACTCTGTTCAGGTTGATAAGTACGGAACACCGGATTCACTGAATATTAACATGGAGCTTGAATTTGAACGTAACCAGGAGCGCTACGAGTTCCTTCACTGGGCACAGAAAGCATTTGATAACTACCGTGCGGTTCCGCCAGCTACAGGTATTGTGCACCAGGTAAACCTTGAATACATTGCAAACGTCGTTCACTCTGTTGAGAATGACGAAGGAAATTATGATACTTATCCTGACACCCTTGTAGGTACTGACTCACATACGACGATGATCAACGGCCTTGGTATATTAGGCTGGGGTGTTGGAGGAATTGAAGCAGAAGCAGGCATGTTAGGCCAGCCTTCCTATTTCCCGGCACCTGAAGTAATTGGTGTTAAATTAAACGGAAGCTTCCCGCAGGGCACAACAGCTACTGACTTAGCTTTAAAAGTTACTCAAAAGCTGAGAGAACAAAATGTTGTAGGGAAGTTTGTTGAATTCTTCGGACCTGGACTTCAGGAAATGCCGCTTGCTGATCGTGCGACGATTTCTAACATGGCTCCTGAATACGGGGCAACTTGCGGTTTCTTCCCAGTCGATGGAGAATCCCTTGAGTACCTGCGCCTGACAGGACGCAGTGAAGATCACATTCAGCTTGTTGAGAAATACTGTAAAGAGAACAATCTTTGGTATGATCCATCCCTTGAAGATCCTGAGTTCACTAAGCTTGTTGAAATTGAACTTGATGATCTTGAACCGAACCTATCTGGACCTAAGCGTCCGCAGGATTTAATTCCTCTATCTAAAATGAAGGAATCCTTTGAAAAGGCGATCACTGGACCAGCTGGAAACCACGGCTTTGGCCTTGATAAGAAAGAATTCGATAAAGAAGTAGAAGTTGAATTCGCTAACGGCAAAAAGTCCGTGATGAAGACTGGTGCGCTTGCTATCGCCGCCATTACTTCTTGTACGAACACTTCTAACCCACACGTAATGTTAGGTGCAGGTCTTGTCGCTAAAAAAGCGGTAGAATTAGGTCTTGATGTGCCTGATTACGTGAAGACTTCTTTAGCTCCAGGTTCTAAGGTTGTAACACGCTACCTTGAGGATTCCGGCCTTAATACTTATTTAGATAAGCTTGGATTTAACCTTGTAGGTTATGGCTGTACAACTTGTATCGGGAACTCCGGTCCGCTGCTTCCGGAAATCGAGAAAGCAATTGCTGACAGCGACTTAACAGCATCATCTGTACTTTCTGGTAACCGTAACTTTGAAGGCCGTATTCACCCGCTTGTGAAGGCCAACTACTTAGCTTCTCCGCCGCTTGTTGTTGCTTACGCACTTGCAGGGACGGTTGATATTGATCTTAAGAAAGATCCTGTCGGGACAAACACAGATGGAAAACCTGTTTACTTTGAGGACATCTGGCCGACACAGGAAGAGATTAAGCAAGAAGTGGCTCGCGTGGTCACGCCGGAAATCTTCCGTAAAGAGTATGAAAACGTATTTAATTCCAATGAGAAGTGGAATGAAATCGATACAACAGACGAACCTTTATATGACTGGAACGAAGATTCCACATATATTCAAAACCCTCCATTCTTCGAAGGGTTATCGCCGGATCCGGAAACCGTTAAGCCGCTTAACGGAATGCGCGTGATTGGTAAGTTCGGGGATTCTATAACAACAGACCACATTTCCCCAGCTGGTGCGATTCCTAAAGATATGCCTGCTGGTGAATACCTGCAAGCTAATAACGTATCTCCGCGTAACTTTAACTCTTACGGTTCCCGCCGTGGTAACCACGAAGTTATGATGAGAGGTACTTTCGCCAATATCCGTATTCGTAACCAGTTAGCCCAGGGTACTGAAGGCGGATATACAACTTACTGGCCGACAGAAGAAGTGATGCCTATTTATACAGCTGCTATGAAGTATAAAGAGGATAACACTCCGCTTGCTGTCATTGCCGGTGATGATTACGGAATGGGAAGCTCCCGTGACTGGGCAGCAAAAGGTACTGACCTTCTTGGGATTAAAACAGTTATCGCCCAAAGTTTCGAGCGTATCCACCGTTCAAACCTTGTCATGATGGGTGTTCTTCCGCTTCAGTTTAAAGAAGGAGATACAATCGAATCTCTTGGTTTAACTGGCCGCGAAGCTCTTGACGTTCAAATTGATGAGTCTGTGAAGCCTCATGATTTGGTAAAAGTAACGGCTACAGCTGAAGATGGAACGAAGAAGGAATTTGAAGTTATCGCTCGTTTTGATAGTGAAGTTGAAGTTGATTACTATCGTCACGGCGGTATCCTTCGCATGGTACTTCGTAATAAGCTGACAAATTAA
- a CDS encoding thioesterase family protein, which yields MLINELPVKVRYQETDMMGVVYHANYLIWFEMGRTALIEDLGFHYHQIEKQGVVSPVVDAQASYKQPVRYGDDVAVKTWVKDYDGLRITYGYEVVHGDGRLAVEGETKHVIVKKDSFRPVSIRRSFPEWHEAYLKAMES from the coding sequence ATGTTGATCAATGAGCTGCCAGTCAAAGTACGTTATCAGGAAACCGATATGATGGGGGTTGTCTACCACGCAAATTATCTCATCTGGTTTGAGATGGGGCGTACGGCTTTAATCGAAGACTTAGGATTCCATTATCATCAAATAGAAAAGCAAGGTGTCGTTTCACCAGTTGTAGACGCTCAAGCCAGCTACAAGCAGCCAGTCCGCTACGGAGATGATGTAGCGGTGAAAACTTGGGTGAAGGACTATGACGGCCTTCGCATAACGTACGGTTATGAAGTGGTCCACGGAGATGGACGATTAGCCGTCGAAGGCGAAACGAAGCATGTTATTGTGAAAAAGGACAGTTTCCGCCCTGTATCCATCCGGCGGAGCTTCCCTGAGTGGCACGAAGCTTACCTGAAAGCTATGGAGTCATAA
- a CDS encoding FbpB family small basic protein: MRNNHKVSFQERVQQNIEQIMQDQKLMEQIDERIDQRHHERIKKIPS; encoded by the coding sequence ATGCGTAATAACCATAAAGTCAGCTTCCAGGAACGAGTGCAGCAAAATATTGAGCAGATTATGCAGGATCAAAAACTTATGGAGCAGATTGATGAACGTATCGATCAAAGACATCATGAGCGGATTAAAAAAATTCCTTCCTGA
- the sirA gene encoding sporulation inhibitor of replication protein SirA produces the protein MQFAVYAIKREVTEHYYYKVDILKRFFEECSDFPHSHIYKQQLDYITNHFSFLDWLKKIHSSHSNLNSQLFDCLRNYDILEDKKCCCLFQCDSLWQAERVLFQPLRMCDQSFFIVEESGEHYGWISPFIRQRLLS, from the coding sequence ATGCAATTTGCAGTCTATGCTATAAAAAGAGAAGTAACCGAACACTACTATTATAAGGTAGATATATTGAAGAGATTTTTTGAGGAATGCAGCGACTTTCCTCATTCTCATATTTACAAACAGCAACTAGACTACATCACGAACCATTTCTCGTTTTTAGACTGGCTGAAAAAAATCCATAGCAGCCATTCAAATTTAAATAGTCAATTATTCGATTGTTTAAGGAATTATGATATACTAGAAGATAAGAAATGCTGTTGTCTATTTCAGTGTGACAGCCTCTGGCAAGCGGAACGGGTTTTATTTCAACCGTTAAGAATGTGTGATCAATCGTTTTTTATCGTAGAAGAAAGCGGCGAGCATTACGGATGGATTTCCCCTTTTATACGTCAGCGTCTGTTATCGTAA
- a CDS encoding DUF2621 domain-containing protein: MSGGFALFIIGWIVIMITLMAIGGFFMFRKFLKRMPKEDGRSAIDWEEYYIEKTLHMWKPEQKELLEELVSPVPELFRDVAKQKIAGRIGQVALEQKSSKITEEIIIEGYILATPKRDHKFLIKKLEEKQIDITPYQPLFDR; the protein is encoded by the coding sequence ATGTCAGGCGGCTTTGCGCTATTTATCATTGGATGGATAGTAATCATGATCACCTTAATGGCCATCGGCGGCTTCTTTATGTTCCGTAAATTTCTTAAAAGGATGCCGAAAGAAGATGGACGGTCTGCTATTGATTGGGAAGAATATTATATTGAGAAAACCTTGCACATGTGGAAGCCTGAGCAAAAGGAATTACTAGAAGAGCTTGTTTCACCTGTTCCAGAGCTGTTTCGTGATGTGGCTAAACAAAAAATTGCAGGGCGGATTGGACAGGTAGCCTTAGAACAAAAAAGCTCAAAAATAACCGAAGAGATTATTATAGAAGGCTATATTTTAGCTACGCCTAAACGAGATCATAAATTTCTTATTAAGAAGCTCGAAGAAAAGCAAATTGATATAACGCCCTATCAGCCATTATTTGACCGATAA